In Zingiber officinale cultivar Zhangliang chromosome 6A, Zo_v1.1, whole genome shotgun sequence, a single genomic region encodes these proteins:
- the LOC121996668 gene encoding flavanone 3-dioxygenase 2-like: MAAALLSNVTDHASLPSSYVRPESQRPCLEEVITNANIPTIDLTSFDVVAQVAQACSSYGFFQVVNHGVEVELIQEMMEVALEFFRLPAEEKAKHYSDDPAKKMRLSTSFNIKKETVRNWRDYLRLHCYPLDEFVPTWPSNPPTFKEVVSTYCSEVRQLGMRLLRAISLSLELEEDYLVKVLGEQEQHMAINHYPKCPEPELTYGLQAHTDPNALTILLPDPTVAGLQVLKDGQWIAVNPQPNALVINIGDQLQALSNGRYKSVQHRAVVNKDKGRTSVASFLCPCNNAIISPPEKLITDGSPAMYRSYTYDEYYKKFWSKNLDDVHCLELFKS, encoded by the exons ATGGCAGCTGCGCTCCTCTCCAACGTCACAGACCACGCCTCCCTCCCCAGCAGCTACGTCCGGCCAGAGTCCCAAAGGCCGTGCCTAGAAGAAGTAATCACCAATGCTAACATACCTACAATTGACCTCACCTCCTTCGACGTTGTAGCCCAAGTTGCCCAAGCCTGCTCTTCCTACGGCTTCTTCCAG GTGGTGAATCATGGAGTAGAGGTGGAGTTGATACAGGAGATGATGGAGGTGGCTTTGGAGTTCTTCCGGCTGCCGGCGGAGGAGAAGGCGAAGCATTACTCCGATGACCCTGCAAAGAAGATGCGGCTGTCGACGAGCTTCAACATAAAGAAGGAGACAGTGCGAAATTGGCGAGATTACCTCCGCCTCCATTGTTATCCACTTGATGAGTTTGTGCCCACTTGGCCTTCCAATCCGCCTACGTTCAA GGAAGTGGTGAGCACTTACTGTAGTGAAGTCCGCCAACTGGGGATGAGGCTCCTCCGAGCAATATCTTTGAGCCTGGAGCTGGAGGAGGATTACTTGGTGAAGGTGCTGGGGGAACAAGAGCAGCACATGGCGATCAACCACTACCCCAAGTGCCCAGAACCGGAGCTGACTTATGGCTTGCAAGCCCACACAGATCCTAATGCCCTTACCATCCTTCTCCCGGACCCAACTGTGGCTGGCTTGCAAGTTCTCAAGGATGGCCAATGGATCGCTGTCAATCCCCAGCCTAATGCATTGGTCATCAACATTGGAGACCAACTGCAG GCATTGAGCAATGGGAGATACAAGAGCGTACAGCATCGAGCTGTAGTTAACAAGGATAAGGGTAGGACATCAGTGGCGTCTTTCCTGTGCCCTTGCAACAACGCAATAATCAGCCCACCGGAGAAGCTGATCACGGATGGATCTCCAGCCATGTACCGGAGCTACACCTACGATGAGTATTACAAGAAATTCTGGAGCAAGAACTTGGATGATGTGCATTGTTTGGAGCTCTTTAAAAGCTAA